A genomic segment from Alistipes senegalensis JC50 encodes:
- a CDS encoding methyltransferase — protein MKVGTDGVLLGAWAGVRPSDRRMLDIGTGTGLIALMLAQRSPEAFVTGVDIDDVSQARENADSSPWGGRVAFERCPVQEFAAPEPFDLIVSNPPFFVDSLTCPDEGRTAVRHAVHLPYDELRDAVLRLLAPAGRFAVILPTAEAARFLAVCAGRLALVRRTDVRTTPRRPAKRALMEFVRAEGAAPVPETSELVVGSGEHECYTPEYRALTRDFYLKF, from the coding sequence ATGAAGGTCGGCACCGACGGCGTTCTGTTGGGGGCCTGGGCCGGTGTGCGGCCCTCCGACCGGCGGATGCTCGACATCGGCACCGGCACGGGGCTGATTGCCCTGATGCTGGCCCAGCGTTCCCCGGAGGCATTTGTTACGGGTGTAGACATCGACGACGTTTCGCAGGCCCGCGAGAATGCCGACTCCTCGCCGTGGGGCGGCAGGGTGGCTTTCGAACGCTGCCCCGTGCAGGAGTTCGCGGCGCCGGAACCGTTCGATCTGATCGTCTCGAACCCGCCCTTTTTCGTCGATTCGCTCACGTGTCCCGACGAAGGCCGCACGGCGGTGCGCCATGCCGTGCACCTGCCTTACGACGAGTTGCGCGATGCCGTGCTCCGGCTGCTGGCTCCTGCGGGCCGCTTCGCCGTGATCCTCCCCACGGCCGAGGCCGCGCGGTTCCTTGCGGTCTGTGCCGGACGGCTGGCCCTCGTGCGCCGCACCGATGTCCGCACCACGCCCCGCCGTCCGGCCAAGCGGGCGCTGATGGAGTTCGTCCGCGCGGAGGGCGCCGCGCCCGTGCCCGAAACCTCGGAACTGGTCGTCGGCTCGGGCGAACACGAGTGCTACACCCCCGAATACCGTGCCCTGACCCGCGATTTTTACCTGAAATTTTGA
- the secDF gene encoding protein translocase subunit SecDF — MQSKGFIKLIAVLLGLACVYQLSFTFKTRGVEKKAAAYAAQFPLDQQAEAEQHYLDSVQNLSVYNLGFRKFTYKECKEKELNLGLDLKGGMNVMLEVQVEDVIKALAGDSQNDPAFVQAIAEANEAMKQGTSNDYIADFVKAYSRLSNGRAIAEIFVSPDRKDITLESSDADVEKILKKETEAAINASFNVLRSRIDHFGVTQPNIMRLPNSHRILVELPGVKEPQRVRDLLQGTASLEFWTTYDANEVLPALVAADKLIKTELEQAPVAAEPETASAEVEAAAGTAAAETAGDLIAEVGAADSTATAQVEGDELRYDRAQNPLFAVLNPRFAGGAAIGAAYKADMAAVNEYLAQPAVRELFPADILFKWGVKGDDKIDGRFYLYAIRVSTPDGKAPLDGSVVTEATEQYAQRGATAEVSMTMNAEGTQEWSRMTGENIGKCIAIVLDGYVYSAPRVNSKIDKGQSQITGDFTIQEAKDLANVLNSGKVPAPAKIIQDTVVGPSLGQESINAGMMSFVIAFILVLLYMGLFYKTAGWMSDIALLTNVFLLMGVLVSFGAVLTLPGIAGIVLTMGMAVDANVIIYERIKEELRGGKGLSLAIKDGFSKAYSAIIDGNLTTIITGIVLFIFGNGPVQGFATTLIIGIITSFFSAIFITRLLIEWIVGKWGRISFSRKWSENFLNNTRVDFIAKRKAAYIISAALIVLSCVSFFARGLNLGAEFTGGRAYVIRFDQPVSAEEVRQNVEQAFSQFADADASSISSEVKQYGKENQMRIVTQYRYDDTSDEATAEVEKIIYDALKPLYSYDITFEQFRNTQTDANGILTADKIGPSIAKDMTWNAIYSVLFSLIAIGLYITFRFKRWQWASGATAALAFNALFIIGIFSMFYGLLPFNLEVNQAFIAAILTIIGYAINDTVVVFDRIREFLGLYPKRNLKENVNNAINSTLSRTINTSGTTLVTLLAIFFFGGETIRGFIFALIIGVVVGTAATIFLATPIAYDLMIKRAKADGEK, encoded by the coding sequence ATGCAAAGTAAAGGTTTCATTAAACTCATCGCGGTCCTGCTGGGCCTCGCATGCGTTTACCAGCTCTCGTTCACGTTCAAAACGCGTGGCGTAGAGAAGAAGGCGGCTGCGTATGCCGCGCAGTTCCCCCTCGACCAGCAGGCCGAGGCCGAGCAGCATTACCTCGATTCGGTGCAGAACCTGTCGGTTTACAATCTGGGCTTCAGGAAGTTCACCTACAAGGAGTGCAAGGAGAAGGAGTTGAACCTGGGTCTCGACCTCAAAGGCGGTATGAACGTCATGCTGGAGGTGCAGGTCGAGGATGTCATCAAGGCGCTCGCCGGTGACAGCCAGAACGATCCCGCCTTCGTCCAGGCCATCGCCGAGGCGAACGAGGCCATGAAGCAGGGCACGTCGAACGACTATATCGCCGATTTCGTGAAAGCCTATTCGCGTCTGTCGAACGGCCGGGCCATCGCCGAGATCTTCGTAAGCCCCGACCGCAAGGACATCACGCTCGAAAGCTCGGACGCCGATGTCGAGAAGATCCTCAAGAAGGAGACCGAAGCCGCCATCAACGCATCGTTCAACGTGCTGCGCAGCCGTATCGACCACTTCGGCGTCACGCAGCCCAACATCATGCGCCTGCCTAACTCGCACCGCATTCTGGTCGAGCTTCCGGGTGTGAAGGAGCCCCAGCGCGTCCGCGACCTGTTGCAAGGCACCGCTTCGCTGGAATTCTGGACCACCTACGATGCCAACGAGGTGCTGCCGGCGCTGGTTGCAGCCGACAAGCTCATCAAAACCGAACTGGAGCAAGCTCCCGTCGCTGCGGAGCCCGAGACCGCTTCCGCCGAGGTTGAGGCCGCTGCCGGGACTGCCGCTGCCGAGACTGCCGGCGACCTGATCGCCGAGGTCGGCGCCGCCGATTCGACCGCCACGGCTCAGGTTGAAGGTGACGAGCTGCGCTACGACCGCGCGCAGAACCCGCTTTTTGCCGTTCTCAATCCCCGCTTTGCGGGCGGAGCCGCCATCGGCGCCGCCTACAAGGCCGACATGGCTGCTGTGAACGAGTACCTCGCTCAGCCGGCCGTGCGCGAGCTGTTCCCCGCCGACATCCTGTTCAAGTGGGGCGTCAAGGGCGACGACAAGATCGACGGCCGCTTCTACCTCTACGCCATCCGGGTTTCGACGCCCGACGGCAAGGCTCCGCTCGACGGTTCGGTCGTTACGGAGGCCACCGAGCAGTACGCCCAGCGCGGCGCCACGGCCGAGGTTTCGATGACCATGAACGCCGAAGGCACCCAGGAGTGGTCGCGCATGACGGGCGAGAACATCGGCAAATGCATCGCCATCGTCCTCGACGGTTATGTCTACTCGGCTCCCCGCGTCAACTCGAAGATCGACAAGGGCCAGTCGCAGATCACCGGCGATTTCACCATCCAGGAGGCCAAGGACCTCGCCAACGTGCTCAACTCGGGTAAGGTTCCGGCGCCCGCCAAGATTATTCAGGATACGGTCGTGGGTCCTTCACTGGGCCAGGAGTCGATCAACGCCGGTATGATGTCGTTCGTGATCGCCTTCATCCTCGTCCTGCTCTACATGGGCCTGTTCTACAAGACCGCAGGCTGGATGTCCGACATCGCGCTGCTGACCAACGTCTTCCTGCTGATGGGCGTGCTCGTGTCGTTCGGCGCCGTGCTGACCCTTCCGGGTATCGCGGGTATCGTGCTGACGATGGGTATGGCCGTCGATGCCAACGTCATCATCTACGAACGCATCAAGGAGGAGCTCCGCGGCGGCAAGGGCCTTTCGCTGGCCATCAAGGACGGCTTCTCGAAAGCCTATTCGGCCATCATCGACGGTAACCTGACGACGATCATCACGGGTATCGTGCTGTTCATCTTCGGCAACGGCCCCGTTCAGGGCTTCGCCACGACCCTTATCATCGGTATCATCACCTCGTTCTTCAGCGCCATCTTCATCACGCGCCTGCTGATCGAGTGGATCGTCGGCAAGTGGGGCCGCATCTCCTTCTCGCGCAAGTGGTCGGAGAACTTCCTCAATAACACGCGCGTCGATTTCATCGCCAAGCGCAAGGCGGCTTACATCATCTCCGCAGCCCTGATCGTGCTGTCGTGCGTTTCGTTCTTCGCCCGCGGTCTGAACCTCGGCGCCGAGTTCACCGGCGGCCGTGCTTATGTGATCCGTTTCGACCAGCCCGTTTCGGCCGAGGAGGTTCGCCAGAATGTCGAGCAGGCTTTCTCGCAGTTCGCCGATGCCGACGCTTCGTCGATCAGCTCCGAGGTGAAGCAGTACGGCAAGGAGAATCAGATGCGCATCGTGACGCAGTACCGTTACGACGATACGTCGGACGAGGCTACGGCCGAGGTCGAGAAGATCATCTACGACGCCCTGAAGCCGCTCTACTCCTACGACATCACCTTCGAGCAGTTCCGCAATACGCAGACCGACGCCAACGGTATCCTGACGGCCGACAAGATCGGCCCCTCGATCGCCAAGGACATGACCTGGAACGCCATCTATTCGGTGCTCTTCTCGCTCATCGCCATCGGTCTCTACATCACGTTCCGCTTCAAGCGCTGGCAGTGGGCTTCGGGCGCCACGGCAGCCCTGGCTTTCAACGCGCTGTTCATCATCGGTATCTTCTCGATGTTCTACGGACTGCTGCCCTTCAACCTCGAAGTCAACCAGGCGTTCATCGCTGCGATCCTGACGATCATCGGTTACGCCATCAACGATACCGTGGTGGTCTTCGACCGTATCCGCGAGTTCCTGGGACTCTATCCCAAGCGCAACCTCAAGGAGAATGTGAACAACGCCATCAACTCGACCCTGTCGCGTACGATCAACACCTCGGGCACGACGCTCGTGACGCTGCTGGCCATCTTCTTCTTCGGCGGCGAGACGATCCGCGGCTTCATCTTCGCGCTGATCATCGGCGTGGTCGTAGGTACGGCCGCCACGATCTTCCTCGCTACGCCGATCGCCTACGATCTGATGATCAAGCGTGCCAAGGCCGACGGAGAGAAGTAG
- the coaE gene encoding dephospho-CoA kinase (Dephospho-CoA kinase (CoaE) performs the final step in coenzyme A biosynthesis.), which translates to MKVGITGGIGSGKSTVCRLFAQRGVAVYDSDAAAKRLMTEEPALRAGIAARFGAEAYAGGALNRPYLAAKVFSDPAALADLNALVHPAVMADFAAWAERQEGSYVILESAILFEAGLEGSVDRTVAVLAPLELRVERTCRRDGCDPEAVRRRIAAQAGDDLLRERADYTLVNILETDLEPAVAELDRIFTHEAVEH; encoded by the coding sequence ATGAAGGTCGGGATCACGGGGGGCATCGGCAGCGGCAAGAGTACGGTTTGCCGCCTTTTCGCGCAGCGGGGCGTCGCGGTCTACGACTCCGACGCCGCGGCCAAGCGGCTGATGACCGAAGAGCCCGCACTTCGGGCGGGCATCGCGGCCCGCTTCGGCGCCGAAGCCTATGCCGGCGGCGCGCTCAACCGCCCGTACCTCGCCGCGAAGGTCTTCTCCGACCCGGCGGCTCTGGCCGACCTGAACGCATTGGTCCATCCGGCCGTCATGGCCGATTTCGCCGCGTGGGCCGAACGGCAGGAGGGGAGTTATGTGATCCTCGAAAGCGCCATTCTCTTCGAAGCGGGACTGGAGGGTTCGGTCGATCGGACCGTCGCCGTCCTCGCCCCGTTGGAGCTGCGCGTCGAACGCACCTGCCGCCGCGACGGCTGCGACCCCGAAGCGGTCCGCCGCCGCATCGCCGCTCAGGCCGGCGACGATTTGCTGCGTGAGCGGGCCGATTACACCCTTGTCAATATTCTCGAAACCGATCTCGAACCCGCCGTTGCGGAGTTGGACCGCATATTTACCCATGAAGCCGTTGAACATTGA
- a CDS encoding ABC transporter ATP-binding protein, with translation MIRVTDIHKSFGTLEVLKGVSLEVAAGEVVSIVGASGAGKTTLLQIMGTLSRPDSGRVEIGGEDVSSLGDKALSKFRNERIGFVFQFHHLLAEFTAFENVCIPGLIGRRPRAEVERRAAELLDMMGLASRRDHKPGQLSGGEQQRVAIARALVNAPAVLLADEPSGNLDSHNRDEIHRLFFELREKLGQTVVIVTHDENLAAMADRKITMSDGTIL, from the coding sequence ATGATACGAGTTACCGACATACACAAGAGTTTCGGCACGCTCGAAGTGCTGAAAGGCGTCTCGCTGGAGGTCGCCGCAGGCGAGGTGGTCTCCATCGTGGGGGCCAGCGGCGCCGGAAAGACCACGCTTTTGCAGATCATGGGGACCCTTTCGCGGCCCGACAGCGGGCGCGTGGAGATCGGCGGCGAGGATGTCTCGTCGCTGGGCGACAAGGCCCTGTCGAAATTCCGCAACGAGCGCATCGGCTTCGTCTTCCAGTTCCACCACCTGCTCGCGGAGTTCACGGCTTTCGAGAATGTCTGCATTCCGGGGCTGATCGGCCGGCGTCCCCGCGCCGAGGTCGAGCGCCGGGCCGCGGAGCTGCTCGACATGATGGGCCTCGCGTCGCGCCGCGACCACAAGCCCGGGCAGCTCTCGGGCGGCGAGCAGCAGCGCGTGGCCATCGCCCGTGCGCTGGTCAATGCGCCTGCGGTGCTGTTGGCCGACGAACCCTCGGGCAACCTCGATTCGCACAACCGCGACGAAATCCACCGCCTCTTTTTCGAATTGCGCGAGAAATTGGGCCAGACCGTCGTCATCGTGACCCACGACGAGAACCTCGCCGCGATGGCCGACCGGAAGATCACCATGTCCGATGGAACGATTCTCTGA
- the dnaK gene encoding molecular chaperone DnaK, giving the protein MAKIIGIDLGTTNSCVAVMEGSEPVVIPNSEGHRTTPSVVAFTAEGERKVGDPAKRQAITNPKRTVFSIKRFMGEAYDKVAADIARAPYTIVKGDNNTPRVDIDGRQYTPQEISAIILQKMKKTAEDYLGQEVSEAVITVPAYFSDSQRQATKEAGEIAGLKVRRIINEPTAAALAYGLDKKSSDLKIAVYDLGGGTFDISILELGDGVFEVKSTNGDTHLGGDDFDHVLIDYMAEAFKAEHQIDLRQDPMALQRLKEAAEKAKIELSSSTTTEINLPYIMPVNGIPQHLVMTLTRAKFEQLCDHLIRKTIEPCKLALRDAGLNASQIDEVILVGGSTRIPAIQKIVEEFFGKTPNRSVNPDEVVAIGAAIQGGVLTGEVKDVLLLDVTPLSLGIETLGGVMTKLIDANTTIPTRKSETFSTAADNQPSVEINVCQGERPLARDNKSIGRFHLDGIPAAPRGVPQIEVTFDIDANGILNVSAKDKGTGKEQKIRIEASSGLTEQEIQRMRDEAKANEEKDKAEKERIDKINAADSNIFSTEKQLKEYGDKLPADKKAAIETALGKLKEAHKNADVAAIDTAMGELNAAWQAASQDIYAAQQQAQGAQPGADAGQQGGGDGQPEDVEFEEVK; this is encoded by the coding sequence ATGGCAAAGATTATTGGTATTGACTTAGGAACCACGAACTCCTGCGTGGCAGTGATGGAGGGCAGCGAGCCCGTTGTAATTCCCAACTCCGAGGGACACCGCACGACCCCTTCCGTCGTGGCGTTCACGGCCGAGGGCGAGCGCAAGGTCGGCGACCCCGCCAAGCGTCAGGCTATCACCAACCCCAAGCGCACGGTCTTCTCGATCAAGCGTTTCATGGGCGAGGCTTACGACAAGGTCGCTGCCGACATCGCGCGCGCTCCCTATACGATCGTCAAGGGCGACAACAACACTCCGCGCGTGGACATCGACGGACGCCAGTACACGCCGCAGGAGATTTCGGCCATCATTCTGCAAAAGATGAAGAAGACGGCCGAGGATTATTTGGGCCAGGAGGTTTCGGAGGCCGTCATCACGGTTCCTGCCTATTTCTCCGACTCGCAGCGTCAGGCTACGAAGGAGGCGGGCGAGATCGCGGGTCTGAAGGTGCGCCGTATCATCAACGAGCCTACGGCCGCCGCGCTGGCCTACGGTCTGGACAAGAAGTCGAGCGACCTGAAGATCGCCGTATATGACTTGGGCGGCGGTACGTTCGATATTTCGATCCTCGAACTGGGCGACGGCGTATTCGAGGTGAAATCCACCAACGGCGATACGCACCTGGGCGGCGACGACTTCGACCACGTGCTGATCGACTACATGGCCGAGGCTTTCAAGGCCGAGCACCAGATCGACCTGCGTCAGGACCCGATGGCCTTGCAGCGTCTGAAGGAGGCCGCCGAGAAGGCGAAGATCGAGCTGTCGTCCTCGACCACGACGGAGATCAACCTGCCGTATATCATGCCCGTCAACGGCATTCCGCAGCACCTCGTGATGACGCTCACCCGCGCCAAGTTCGAGCAGCTGTGCGACCACCTGATCCGCAAGACCATCGAGCCTTGCAAACTGGCTCTGCGCGACGCGGGGCTGAATGCTTCCCAGATCGACGAGGTGATCCTCGTGGGCGGTTCGACGCGTATTCCCGCGATCCAGAAGATCGTCGAGGAGTTCTTCGGCAAGACCCCGAACCGTTCGGTGAACCCCGACGAGGTCGTGGCCATCGGCGCCGCCATCCAGGGCGGTGTGCTCACGGGCGAGGTGAAAGACGTGCTGCTGCTGGACGTTACGCCGCTGTCGCTGGGTATCGAGACCCTGGGCGGTGTGATGACGAAGCTCATCGACGCCAACACGACGATCCCGACCCGCAAGTCGGAGACCTTCTCGACGGCTGCCGACAACCAGCCTTCGGTGGAGATCAACGTCTGCCAGGGCGAACGTCCGCTGGCCCGCGACAACAAGTCGATCGGCCGCTTCCACCTCGACGGCATTCCCGCTGCGCCGCGCGGCGTTCCGCAGATCGAGGTAACGTTCGACATCGACGCCAACGGCATTCTGAACGTCTCGGCCAAGGACAAGGGCACGGGCAAGGAGCAGAAGATCCGCATCGAGGCTTCGTCGGGCCTTACCGAGCAGGAGATCCAGCGGATGCGCGACGAGGCTAAGGCCAACGAGGAGAAGGACAAGGCCGAGAAGGAGCGTATCGACAAGATCAACGCCGCCGACTCGAACATCTTCTCGACCGAGAAGCAGTTGAAGGAGTACGGCGACAAGCTGCCCGCCGACAAGAAGGCCGCCATCGAGACGGCGCTCGGCAAGCTGAAAGAGGCGCACAAGAACGCCGACGTGGCTGCCATCGACACCGCGATGGGCGAACTGAACGCCGCATGGCAGGCCGCTTCGCAGGACATCTACGCCGCACAGCAGCAGGCGCAGGGCGCACAGCCCGGAGCCGATGCCGGCCAGCAGGGCGGCGGCGACGGACAGCCCGAGGACGTGGAGTTCGAAGAGGTTAAGTAA
- a CDS encoding DMT family transporter yields MTKYPEYRYHLAALFAVAVWGATFVSTKVLIANSLTPAEIFVLRFALAYVCILPFARGRLLAANLRDELLLAAAGLSGGSLYFLTENIALEYAPASNVSLIVCTAPVWTAVAMSLAYRGERMSRRQIAGSALAFAGMVLVVLNGHFVLQLSPRGDMLALAAALLWMVYSLVVKRIGGRYPAVFITRKVFFYGLLTILPVFAFHPFAVEREVLARPAVWGNLLFLGVVASMLCYLLWNAVMHRLGTVRTTNYIYINPLVTIVTAALCIGERITPAALAGAALILYGMWRAERA; encoded by the coding sequence ATGACAAAATATCCGGAATACCGATACCACCTCGCGGCGCTGTTCGCCGTCGCCGTGTGGGGCGCGACGTTCGTATCGACCAAGGTGCTGATCGCCAACTCGCTGACCCCGGCGGAGATATTCGTCCTGCGCTTCGCGCTGGCCTACGTCTGCATCCTGCCCTTCGCCCGCGGGAGGCTGCTGGCCGCGAATCTGCGCGACGAACTGCTGCTCGCGGCGGCCGGACTGAGCGGAGGGTCGCTCTACTTCCTGACCGAGAATATCGCCCTGGAGTACGCCCCGGCCTCGAACGTCTCGCTGATCGTCTGCACGGCGCCCGTATGGACGGCCGTAGCGATGAGCCTCGCATACCGCGGCGAACGGATGTCGCGGCGGCAGATCGCAGGGTCGGCGCTGGCTTTCGCCGGCATGGTCCTCGTGGTGCTCAACGGGCATTTCGTGCTGCAACTCTCGCCGCGGGGCGACATGCTGGCACTCGCGGCGGCGCTGCTGTGGATGGTCTACTCGCTGGTCGTCAAACGCATCGGAGGCCGCTACCCCGCGGTCTTCATCACCCGGAAAGTCTTTTTCTACGGATTGCTGACCATTCTTCCGGTCTTCGCCTTCCACCCCTTCGCGGTGGAACGGGAGGTGCTCGCACGCCCTGCGGTGTGGGGCAACCTGCTGTTCCTCGGGGTCGTCGCCTCGATGCTCTGCTACCTGCTCTGGAACGCCGTGATGCACCGGCTGGGAACCGTGCGCACGACCAACTACATCTACATCAATCCGTTAGTGACGATCGTCACGGCCGCGCTCTGCATCGGCGAACGCATCACCCCTGCGGCGCTGGCCGGAGCGGCGCTGATCCTCTACGGAATGTGGCGGGCGGAGCGAGCCTAA
- a CDS encoding DUF4831 family protein produces the protein MKLRLLALSLLLAGGVSAQNPYIALQGANETASGVVVSQPRTILAVDVTVERDQTLTGPYARYAQKYLGVRAPLADKTTWNITGAQIALLDFGTCLDAGAPAPASTRIFNHAASDEEFARLQPDKTDMTTPALEDAARAAADRIFSLRRHRIELITGEAGENVFGEGLKAALAEIDRMEQSYLELFLGKRIVSTETRRYVVYPQADKKQYIVCRFSPAAGLLPDSDLSGDIVLLQIEPSGNTKCDLEAGPKETSVVACRVADPSTCTVLSGGREYARAVLPVFEFGRTVNVALPRRK, from the coding sequence ATGAAACTCAGACTTTTGGCATTGTCCCTGCTGCTCGCGGGCGGCGTTTCGGCACAAAACCCATACATCGCCTTGCAGGGCGCGAATGAAACCGCTTCGGGCGTCGTCGTCTCCCAGCCGCGCACGATCCTCGCCGTGGACGTTACGGTCGAGCGCGATCAGACCCTCACGGGACCCTATGCGCGTTATGCGCAGAAATACCTCGGGGTGCGCGCTCCGCTGGCCGACAAAACGACGTGGAACATCACCGGGGCGCAGATCGCCCTGTTGGACTTCGGCACCTGCCTCGATGCCGGGGCTCCTGCGCCCGCTTCGACGCGCATTTTCAACCACGCCGCTTCCGACGAGGAGTTCGCGCGTCTGCAACCCGACAAGACCGACATGACGACGCCTGCGCTGGAGGATGCCGCGCGCGCCGCCGCCGACCGGATCTTCTCGCTGCGCCGCCACCGGATCGAACTCATCACGGGCGAAGCCGGGGAGAACGTCTTCGGCGAAGGGCTCAAAGCCGCCCTGGCCGAGATCGACCGCATGGAGCAGAGCTATCTGGAGCTGTTCCTCGGCAAGCGCATCGTCTCGACCGAGACCCGCCGCTATGTGGTCTACCCGCAGGCGGACAAGAAGCAGTATATCGTCTGCCGTTTCAGCCCGGCCGCCGGACTGCTGCCCGACAGCGACCTTTCGGGCGACATCGTGCTGTTGCAGATCGAGCCTTCGGGCAACACGAAATGCGACCTCGAAGCCGGTCCGAAGGAGACTTCGGTCGTGGCGTGCCGCGTCGCCGATCCTTCGACCTGCACCGTCCTCTCGGGCGGCCGCGAATATGCCCGGGCCGTGCTTCCGGTCTTCGAGTTCGGCCGCACGGTCAATGTCGCTTTGCCGCGCCGCAAATAA
- a CDS encoding linear amide C-N hydrolase encodes MKTKNLLLGMGAVCGASFQAIACTGIALTAADGSYVQSRTIEWARGVLQSEYVVIPRGQRLRSFTPSGTDGMTFTAKYGVVGLSVVQKEFIAEGINEAGLSAGLFFFPQYGGYEPYEPARNDRTLADLQFVAWVLTQFSTIDEVKAGIGEVRIVGLEPASVVHWRIGEPSGRQVVLEIVGGVPHFYENEIGVLTNAPGFEWQLTNLNNYVNLYPGDAPVRRLGAVTLRPTGGNSGFLGLPGDATPPSRFVRAAFYRATAPQRATGFDAVQQCFHLLNNFDIPIGIEHPEGECPDIPSATQWTSAIDLTNRRVYYKTAYDNTIRCIDLARIDFAKTAYQSHPLDRRREQPVEQIVIPK; translated from the coding sequence ATGAAAACAAAGAATCTGTTGCTGGGTATGGGCGCTGTTTGCGGCGCTTCTTTCCAGGCGATCGCCTGCACGGGCATCGCGCTTACGGCTGCGGACGGCAGCTATGTACAGTCCCGCACCATCGAGTGGGCCCGCGGCGTTTTGCAGAGCGAATACGTCGTCATTCCGCGCGGCCAGCGGCTCCGCTCCTTCACGCCCTCCGGAACCGACGGAATGACTTTCACGGCCAAATACGGCGTCGTGGGGTTGTCCGTCGTGCAGAAGGAGTTCATCGCCGAGGGGATCAACGAAGCGGGATTGTCGGCCGGGCTCTTCTTCTTCCCGCAATACGGCGGTTACGAACCCTACGAACCGGCTCGGAACGACCGCACGCTCGCCGATCTGCAATTCGTGGCATGGGTGCTGACGCAGTTTTCGACGATCGACGAGGTGAAGGCTGGCATCGGAGAGGTGCGCATCGTCGGACTGGAGCCTGCGTCGGTCGTGCATTGGCGTATCGGAGAGCCCTCCGGGCGGCAGGTCGTGCTGGAAATCGTCGGCGGGGTGCCTCATTTCTACGAGAACGAGATCGGCGTGCTCACCAACGCTCCCGGTTTCGAGTGGCAGCTCACCAACCTGAACAATTACGTGAATCTCTATCCGGGCGACGCTCCCGTCCGGCGGCTGGGCGCCGTGACGCTGCGTCCTACGGGCGGCAACTCCGGGTTCCTCGGGCTTCCGGGCGACGCCACGCCGCCGTCGCGCTTCGTGAGGGCCGCCTTCTACCGCGCCACGGCTCCGCAGCGCGCCACCGGGTTCGACGCCGTGCAGCAGTGTTTCCATCTGCTCAACAATTTCGACATCCCCATCGGCATCGAGCATCCCGAGGGCGAATGTCCGGACATTCCGAGCGCTACGCAGTGGACCTCGGCCATCGACCTGACCAACCGCCGGGTCTATTACAAGACGGCCTACGACAATACGATCCGCTGTATCGACCTCGCGCGGATCGACTTCGCAAAGACGGCCTATCAGTCCCATCCGCTGGACCGGAGGCGGGAACAGCCCGTGGAACAGATTGTCATTCCGAAGTAG
- a CDS encoding TIGR02757 family protein: MERFSDDDLRELLEALHDKYNRPEFIPDDPISVPYRYTGRADREIAGFLSATIAWGNRKAIVSSGHRMMRFMDDAPADFVRNASERELALLSSYAHRTFNGRDLCDFVLALRRMEERHGGIGNFFETRYEATHDMPAVLADFRREFFAAEHAPRCEKHLSSIEKGAACKRLCMYLRWMVRRDDRGVDFGMWRRIPMSALYLPLDLHVGKTGRALGLLTRRQDDWRAVEEITAALRRFDAEDPVRYDFSLFGAGIDGYLR, from the coding sequence ATGGAACGATTCTCTGACGACGACCTGCGGGAGCTGCTGGAGGCCCTGCACGACAAATACAACCGTCCCGAATTCATTCCCGACGACCCGATTTCGGTGCCGTATCGCTACACCGGGCGCGCCGACCGCGAGATCGCGGGCTTCCTCTCCGCCACGATCGCCTGGGGCAACCGCAAGGCGATCGTCAGCAGCGGCCACCGCATGATGCGCTTTATGGACGACGCCCCGGCGGATTTCGTCCGCAACGCCTCGGAGCGCGAACTGGCGTTGCTCTCCTCCTATGCCCACCGCACGTTCAACGGCCGGGACCTGTGCGATTTCGTGCTGGCCCTGCGGCGCATGGAGGAGCGCCACGGAGGTATCGGGAACTTCTTCGAGACACGCTACGAGGCGACGCATGACATGCCCGCCGTGCTGGCCGACTTCCGGCGCGAGTTCTTCGCCGCGGAGCACGCCCCGCGGTGCGAGAAGCACCTCTCGTCCATCGAGAAGGGCGCGGCCTGCAAACGCCTCTGCATGTACCTGCGGTGGATGGTGCGCCGCGACGACCGGGGCGTCGATTTCGGGATGTGGCGGCGTATCCCGATGTCGGCCCTCTACCTGCCGCTGGATCTCCATGTCGGGAAGACAGGGCGTGCGCTGGGGCTGCTGACCCGCCGTCAGGACGACTGGCGCGCCGTGGAGGAGATCACCGCCGCGCTCCGCCGGTTCGATGCGGAGGACCCCGTGCGGTACGATTTTTCGCTGTTCGGCGCCGGGATAGACGGTTACCTGCGGTAA